One segment of Synechocystis sp. PCC 7509 DNA contains the following:
- a CDS encoding PriCT-2 domain-containing protein, with protein MLTPTIDKQPVEFEWQKHPFTPESLFEQLNTCGQVRVKSKLKGSSSITPTGFAIVCGQNSLEYLIAIDCDGERVHEAIPTLPPTVAFTSGRPGRAQYLYKTNISCDRLKSRKIAITPIEKLELRGTGHASVLPPSKHPITGRYYWLPGRSPKQIEVATAPDFAIAQMLITPPSLKAQNTVVTYYPKSADREEKRALHYLQKIPAHFADDYHSWLQIGMALKSVSPDLLDAWDKWSQQSPKYKPGECQWRWQSFKNLRSTIGTLYYFAHK; from the coding sequence CTGCTTACACCAACAATTGACAAGCAACCAGTAGAATTTGAATGGCAAAAACATCCATTTACGCCCGAAAGCCTCTTTGAGCAACTTAATACCTGCGGTCAAGTACGAGTCAAAAGCAAATTAAAAGGCTCCAGTAGCATTACCCCCACAGGTTTTGCGATAGTTTGCGGACAAAACAGTCTTGAATATTTAATCGCCATTGATTGCGATGGCGAGAGGGTTCATGAAGCAATTCCTACTTTGCCACCCACCGTCGCTTTTACTTCGGGGCGACCAGGACGAGCGCAGTATTTGTACAAAACTAACATCAGTTGCGACCGTTTAAAATCAAGAAAGATTGCCATTACACCTATTGAGAAATTAGAGCTTCGAGGTACAGGTCATGCTTCGGTATTACCACCATCCAAACATCCAATAACTGGAAGATACTATTGGCTACCGGGGCGCAGTCCCAAACAAATTGAAGTGGCTACAGCACCTGACTTTGCGATCGCGCAAATGTTGATTACACCGCCTAGTCTCAAAGCGCAAAATACTGTTGTGACTTACTACCCCAAAAGCGCAGATAGGGAAGAAAAAAGGGCATTACATTATCTCCAAAAGATTCCTGCTCACTTTGCCGATGATTACCACTCTTGGCTACAAATTGGCATGGCACTAAAAAGCGTTAGCCCAGACCTATTAGATGCTTGGGACAAGTGGAGCCAACAATCTCCGAAATACAAACCAGGAGAATGTCAGTGGCGCTGGCAATCGTTTAAAAATCTTCGTTCTACCATTGGAACGCTTTATTACTTTGCACACAAATAG
- a CDS encoding PRTRC system ThiF family protein, whose protein sequence is MQIDLSYSQSVPLVVSQHDHVMFLLVGAGGTGGFLIGAIARLMKEIEATTNKTTSCTVIDPDIIEAKNIPRQNFQPGDIGLPKAEVLAARYALAMGCNIGAINQHFTIEMAKAHWHTLIIVVGCVDNAAARQTIAESLGRGNGTYYLPDTWWLDCGNHRTSGQVLLGSSSCFKFEKAFDNLAQPNFCKHLPSPALVHPELLQPLPEEIAQTPLSCAELIARNQQSLFVNQHVAAIASEYLLALTLTGGLRKFATYFDINSGSSRSLYTHPDTLARY, encoded by the coding sequence ATGCAAATAGATTTGTCTTATAGCCAATCTGTACCGCTAGTTGTCTCCCAGCATGACCATGTAATGTTTCTATTGGTTGGTGCAGGCGGAACGGGAGGATTTTTAATTGGTGCGATCGCCAGATTAATGAAGGAAATTGAGGCAACTACTAATAAAACTACTTCATGTACAGTTATTGACCCGGATATTATCGAAGCAAAAAATATCCCTAGGCAAAACTTCCAACCTGGAGATATTGGTTTACCGAAAGCCGAAGTCTTGGCAGCAAGGTACGCTCTTGCTATGGGCTGTAATATTGGTGCTATTAATCAGCACTTTACGATTGAAATGGCAAAAGCACACTGGCATACTCTAATCATCGTAGTTGGTTGCGTAGACAATGCCGCCGCTCGTCAGACAATTGCTGAAAGTCTTGGTAGAGGAAATGGAACTTATTATTTGCCCGATACTTGGTGGCTCGATTGCGGCAACCACCGTACTTCTGGGCAAGTTCTACTCGGTTCGTCAAGTTGCTTCAAGTTTGAAAAAGCCTTCGATAACTTAGCTCAACCAAACTTCTGTAAGCATCTGCCTAGTCCCGCTCTTGTTCATCCTGAATTACTACAACCTTTGCCAGAGGAGATTGCCCAAACTCCTCTTTCTTGTGCGGAATTAATAGCTCGAAACCAACAGAGTTTGTTTGTCAATCAGCACGTTGCCGCGATCGCCAGTGAATATCTATTAGCTCTTACTTTAACAGGGGGGTTGAGAAAATTTGCGACTTACTTTGATATCAATTCTGGTTCGTCGCGGAGCTTATATACTCACCCCGATACTTTAGCCAGGTATTAA
- a CDS encoding ATP-binding protein, producing the protein MVMKIDLQVQGINSFEERVIKASKIQAHGLLLVLQEPELTVVQVSSNTAKVFSLACEEVLHKSLEELLDPFQVEKIRVGLAEDSLDYINSTKIWVKNQANDYLIFDGIFHRNIDGFLILELEPAISQENIPFLSFYNLARASINQLQETSSLREFCQIIVKEVRKVTGFDRVMLYKFDTDGHGSVLAEEKLASMETYLGLHYPESDIPQAARKLFSANWMRLIPDTQAESVEIYPAQNPTNERPLDLTYSTLRSASPCHLEYLHNMGVGASLTISLTKDGNLDGKLWGLIACHHQTPKYISYELRKACEFLGRVIFAEIFTKEETKDYDYRIQLSHIQLALIEYMSQEENFIDGLVKYQPNLLNLTSAQGAAIGVGNNCTVIGNTPKEDEINFLVEWLKNNVKEEIFYTNSLAQIYPDAEKFKNVASGLLAIQISKRHYVLWFRQEVIQTVNWGGDPNKAFETIQSNGNIRLSPRKSFDLWKETVRLTSLPWKQIEIEAALELRKAIVNIVLRQADELAQLAQDLKRSNADLKKFAYVASHDLQEPLNQVANYVQLLEMRYKEQLGEDAKEFINFAVEGVSLMQTLIDDVLTYSKVELLSVEFQPIDVETALNRALTNLRGRINETGATITSDELPTVLADGTQLMQLFQNLISNAIKFHSSNLPQIHIGATRLDDEWLFAVKDNGMGIEEQFSDRIFVIFQRLHTRDEYPGTGMGLAICKKIVECHRGRIWVESKLGQGATFYFTIPVGGRKHERRNGQKTQNDIFS; encoded by the coding sequence ATCGTCATGAAAATCGATTTACAAGTTCAAGGCATCAACAGCTTTGAAGAAAGAGTGATTAAAGCAAGTAAAATTCAAGCTCACGGCTTGCTTTTAGTTTTGCAAGAGCCAGAATTGACTGTAGTTCAAGTTAGTAGCAATACAGCTAAGGTTTTTAGCTTGGCTTGTGAAGAAGTTTTGCACAAAAGCTTAGAAGAATTACTCGATCCCTTTCAAGTAGAAAAAATCCGGGTAGGATTAGCAGAAGATAGTCTTGATTATATTAATTCCACCAAAATTTGGGTAAAAAACCAAGCCAACGATTACTTAATATTTGATGGGATATTTCATCGCAATATTGACGGATTTTTAATTTTAGAATTAGAGCCAGCTATTTCTCAAGAAAATATCCCTTTTCTCAGTTTTTACAACTTAGCTAGAGCATCTATCAATCAACTTCAAGAAACCTCAAGCTTGCGCGAGTTCTGTCAAATTATTGTTAAAGAGGTACGGAAGGTTACGGGTTTTGATCGAGTAATGTTGTACAAGTTTGATACTGATGGACATGGTTCGGTGCTAGCGGAAGAAAAACTTGCAAGTATGGAAACTTACTTAGGGTTGCACTATCCAGAATCAGATATTCCCCAAGCTGCTAGAAAATTATTTAGCGCTAATTGGATGAGATTAATCCCTGACACTCAAGCGGAATCTGTAGAAATTTATCCCGCCCAAAATCCAACTAACGAGCGTCCACTAGATTTAACTTATTCTACTTTAAGAAGCGCATCCCCTTGTCATTTAGAATACTTGCATAATATGGGTGTTGGGGCTTCTTTAACTATATCTTTAACTAAAGATGGCAACCTAGACGGCAAACTTTGGGGACTAATAGCTTGTCATCATCAAACACCCAAATATATTTCTTACGAACTGCGTAAAGCTTGCGAATTTTTGGGACGAGTAATATTTGCCGAAATTTTTACAAAAGAAGAAACAAAAGATTACGACTATCGAATCCAACTAAGTCATATTCAGTTAGCTTTGATTGAGTATATGTCTCAAGAAGAAAATTTTATTGATGGCTTAGTGAAATACCAGCCTAATCTTCTCAATCTTACTAGCGCTCAAGGAGCCGCCATTGGTGTTGGCAATAACTGCACGGTAATCGGAAATACTCCTAAAGAAGACGAGATTAATTTTTTAGTTGAATGGCTAAAAAATAATGTTAAAGAAGAAATTTTTTATACTAATTCTTTGGCACAAATTTATCCTGATGCGGAAAAGTTTAAAAATGTTGCTAGTGGTTTATTAGCAATTCAAATATCTAAGCGTCATTATGTACTTTGGTTTAGACAAGAAGTAATTCAAACTGTAAATTGGGGAGGCGATCCTAATAAAGCATTTGAAACTATCCAATCAAACGGAAATATCCGCCTATCTCCACGTAAATCCTTCGATTTATGGAAAGAAACTGTACGTTTAACTTCTTTACCCTGGAAACAAATAGAAATTGAAGCCGCCCTTGAACTGAGAAAGGCAATTGTAAATATTGTTCTACGTCAAGCTGACGAATTAGCTCAATTGGCTCAAGACTTAAAACGCTCTAATGCGGACTTAAAAAAGTTTGCTTATGTTGCTTCCCACGACTTGCAAGAACCCCTCAATCAAGTAGCAAACTACGTGCAGCTATTAGAAATGCGCTACAAAGAGCAACTTGGTGAAGATGCGAAAGAGTTTATTAATTTTGCTGTAGAAGGAGTTAGCTTGATGCAAACTTTAATTGACGACGTGCTGACCTATTCTAAAGTAGAGTTGCTCTCAGTTGAGTTTCAGCCAATAGATGTAGAAACAGCCTTAAACCGCGCCCTAACTAACCTGCGAGGACGCATTAACGAAACTGGCGCAACAATTACGAGCGACGAACTACCAACAGTTTTAGCTGATGGGACACAGCTAATGCAGCTATTCCAAAACTTAATTAGTAACGCCATTAAGTTCCATAGTAGTAATTTACCTCAAATCCATATCGGTGCTACTCGCTTAGACGATGAGTGGTTATTTGCCGTTAAAGACAACGGTATGGGGATCGAGGAGCAATTTAGCGATCGCATTTTTGTAATTTTCCAACGCCTGCATACGCGGGATGAGTATCCTGGTACAGGTATGGGTTTAGCGATATGTAAGAAAATCGTCGAATGTCACCGAGGACGAATCTGGGTAGAATCAAAATTAGGACAAGGCGCAACTTTCTACTTTACTATTCCCGTAGGAGGGCGCAAGCATGAGCGTAGAAACGGACAAAAGACACAAAACGATATTTTTAGTTGA
- a CDS encoding response regulator, which translates to MSVETDKRHKTIFLVEDNKADIRLIEEAFKSSTVTHQVVAVRNGIDAMAYLRQEGEYTLAARPDLILLDLNLPRKDGREVLAEIKADPLLKSIPVVMLTTSSNDEDIAQSYDLQVNCYITKPRNIRQLFIIIKEIEEFWLEIVTLPSE; encoded by the coding sequence ATGAGCGTAGAAACGGACAAAAGACACAAAACGATATTTTTAGTTGAAGACAATAAAGCCGATATTCGTTTAATTGAAGAAGCGTTTAAAAGTAGCACTGTAACCCATCAAGTCGTCGCAGTCAGAAACGGTATAGATGCTATGGCTTATTTACGTCAAGAGGGCGAGTACACTCTTGCTGCTCGTCCTGACTTGATCTTGCTGGATTTGAATTTGCCGAGGAAAGATGGTAGAGAAGTATTAGCAGAAATTAAAGCAGACCCTCTGCTCAAAAGCATTCCCGTAGTAATGCTGACAACTTCTAGTAATGATGAAGACATAGCTCAAAGCTACGATTTGCAGGTAAATTGCTACATTACAAAACCTCGTAATATCCGCCAGCTATTTATAATCATTAAAGAGATTGAAGAATTTTGGCTAGAAATTGTTACTTTACCTTCAGAATAA